One region of Quercus lobata isolate SW786 chromosome 2, ValleyOak3.0 Primary Assembly, whole genome shotgun sequence genomic DNA includes:
- the LOC115976015 gene encoding cytochrome c oxidase assembly protein COX11, mitochondrial, with amino-acid sequence MSFSRLCRRTCLLPYLNNLQHSYPESRHIPDVLGRSSYNFIGANAGYQRGFNYDIWGLKLRSEYSTRSFYKCSRFSPIASQYIGRSCSLLGIQRHYASQASREQKSWKMLLYLTGLVFVMVGSTYAAVPLYRRFCQATGYGGTTQRRESVEEKIARHAKDGTVTSREIVVQFNADVADGMQWKFVPTQREVRVKPGESALAFYTAENQSKTPITGVSTYNVTPMKAGVYFNKIQCFCFEEQRLLPGEQIDMPVFFYIDPEFETDPRMDGINNLILSYTFFKVSDE; translated from the exons ATGTCATTTTCAAGACTTTGTAGAAGAACCTGTCTCTTGCCTTACCTTAACAATTTACAACACTCTTATCCTGAATCCAG GCACATACCTGATGTGTTAGGGAGGTCAAGTTATAATTTCATTGGAGCTAATGCTGGATATCAGAGAGGTTTCAATTATGATATATGGGGTTTGAAGTTAAGAAGTGAATATAGTACAAGGTCATTTTACAAGTGTAGCCGGTTTTCACCTATTGCTTCTCAGTATATTGGGAGGTCTTGTTCTTTGCTTGGTATCCAGCGCCACTATGCTTCTCAAGCTTCCAGAGAACAAAAATCATGGAAGATGCTTTTATACCTCACGGGTTTGGTCTTTGTAATGGTGGGAAGTACTTATGCAGCTGTTCCTCTGTATAGAAGGTTCTGCCAAGCTACCGGGTATGGAGGCACTACTCAGCGTCGTGAG AGTGTTGAAGAAAAGATAGCTCGGCATGCTAAAGATGGAACTGTTACCTCAAG GGAGATTGTGGTGCAGTTCAATGCTGATGTGGCTGATGGAATGCAATGGAAGTTTGTTCCCACACAAAGAGAG GTAAGAGTCAAACCTGGAGAAAGTGCCCTTGCATTTTACACCGCTGAAAACCAAAGTAAAACTCCAATAACTGGTGTGTCTACTTATAATGTCACCCCCATGAAG GCTGGAGTTTACTTCAATAAAATACAATGCTTTTGCTTTGAGGAGCAGCGTCTCCTTCCGGGGGAGCAGATTGATATGCCT GTATTCTTTTATATTGATCCCGAGTTTGAGACAGATCCAAGAATGGATGGTATCAATAACTTGATTTTATCATATACCTTTTTCAAGGTTTCTGATGAATAA
- the LOC115978117 gene encoding protein TPX2 isoform X2 has protein sequence MEKAHTKSALKFMKASSQSALSWSSTSRGMTKDELKDRLFGKSKASQKSPPRENTKPQDFKLHTQERAIKRAMFNYEVATKLFVIEQQKKQAEKLQKMIEEEEVRLLRKEMIPRAQLMPFFDRPFFPQRFHNLYQS, from the exons ATGGAGAAGGCACACACCAAATCAGCACTTAAG TTTATGAAGGCTAGTTCACAATCTGCACTCTCGTGGAGCTCTACTTCTAGAGGAATG ACAAAAGATGAGCTCAAAGACAGGCTCTTTGGCAAATCTAAG GCTTCTCAGAAGTCTCCACCAAGAGAGAACACCAAGCCACAAGATTTCAAACTTCATACCCAAGAAAGAGCCATCAAACGCGCAATGTTCAACTACGAG GTTGCTACCAAGTTGTTTGTCATAGAGCAACAGAAGAAACAAGCAGAAAAGTTGCAGAAG ATGATAGAAGAGGAAGAGGTTCGTTTGCTTAGAAAGGAGATGATTCCAAGAGCTCAATTGATGCCCTTTTTTGATAGACCCTTTTTCCCACAAAG GTTTCATAATCTATACCAGAGTTGA
- the LOC115978117 gene encoding protein TPX2 isoform X1, translating to MEKAHTKSALKFMKASSQSALSWSSTSRGMTKDELKDRLFGKSKASQKSPPRENTKPQDFKLHTQERAIKRAMFNYEVATKLFVIEQQKKQAEKLQKMIEEEEVRLLRKEMIPRAQLMPFFDRPFFPQRSSRPLTVPREPSFRMRSGKCGGCNISCSGLYTFQGSHGGLNAIK from the exons ATGGAGAAGGCACACACCAAATCAGCACTTAAG TTTATGAAGGCTAGTTCACAATCTGCACTCTCGTGGAGCTCTACTTCTAGAGGAATG ACAAAAGATGAGCTCAAAGACAGGCTCTTTGGCAAATCTAAG GCTTCTCAGAAGTCTCCACCAAGAGAGAACACCAAGCCACAAGATTTCAAACTTCATACCCAAGAAAGAGCCATCAAACGCGCAATGTTCAACTACGAG GTTGCTACCAAGTTGTTTGTCATAGAGCAACAGAAGAAACAAGCAGAAAAGTTGCAGAAG ATGATAGAAGAGGAAGAGGTTCGTTTGCTTAGAAAGGAGATGATTCCAAGAGCTCAATTGATGCCCTTTTTTGATAGACCCTTTTTCCCACAAAG ATCAAGCAGGCCCTTGACAGTTCCTAGAGAGCCAAGTTTCCGCATGAGGAGTGGCAAGTGCGGAGGCTGCAATATCTCTTGCAGTGGACTATACACTTTTCAAGGAAGTCATGGTGGTCTGAATGCtatcaaataa